From a single Gimesia fumaroli genomic region:
- a CDS encoding helix-turn-helix domain-containing protein, which translates to MKKSRYSQKYSQLLKALKEARIEAGLTQTTVGKKFGAHASFVSKCESGERRIDVIELASFCKIYNIPLADFLQRIEL; encoded by the coding sequence ATGAAGAAATCCCGTTACTCACAAAAATACTCACAGTTATTAAAGGCTTTAAAAGAAGCCCGTATTGAAGCTGGATTGACCCAAACGACAGTAGGGAAAAAATTTGGAGCGCACGCTTCATTTGTCTCTAAATGTGAATCAGGCGAAAGAAGAATTGATGTGATTGAACTTGCTTCTTTCTGTAAGATCTATAACATCCCACTCGCTGATTTTTTGCAACGTATCGAACTCTGA
- a CDS encoding class I SAM-dependent methyltransferase produces the protein MNLYQEGVGDSLVQDENYPPGISAYLEDEKIFLESFLPFTKLVEVGCMFGRYLTWCLDSDIQYVGIDVIQRYIEMGEKRVFDEKIHRERVSFIQSDAVYLHNLDLGSECVLFFPFNSFGNMDDYQRVLLSLYKSNLKYIICSYDIGEEANSIRREYYLKCGFSDVTLLSEKRGVKFKSKYGLKSWAYNPDYIIKIMSDIGIKSNYKMFGKIGIGYYSENLASNR, from the coding sequence GTGAACCTATATCAGGAAGGGGTTGGAGACTCTCTAGTCCAAGATGAGAATTATCCTCCCGGAATTTCGGCTTATCTAGAAGATGAGAAAATATTTCTTGAATCATTTCTCCCTTTCACGAAACTTGTAGAGGTTGGTTGTATGTTCGGAAGATATCTCACATGGTGTCTGGATTCTGATATCCAGTATGTTGGGATTGATGTCATCCAACGGTATATTGAGATGGGCGAGAAACGTGTTTTTGATGAAAAAATACATCGCGAGCGCGTAAGCTTTATACAATCTGATGCTGTTTATCTCCATAATCTCGATCTGGGAAGTGAGTGTGTACTTTTTTTCCCATTCAATAGCTTCGGTAATATGGATGACTACCAAAGAGTATTGCTAAGCTTATATAAGTCTAATTTAAAATATATTATCTGCTCTTATGACATAGGCGAAGAGGCAAATAGCATCCGAAGAGAATACTATTTGAAATGTGGTTTTTCCGATGTTACTCTTCTTTCAGAAAAAAGAGGGGTAAAATTTAAGTCCAAGTATGGTTTAAAATCATGGGCATATAATCCTGATTACATAATTAAAATAATGTCTGATATTGGAATCAAATCAAACTATAAAATGTTTGGCAAGATCGGAATTGGCTACTATTCAGAAAACTTGGCGTCAAATAGGTAA
- a CDS encoding B3/B4 domain-containing protein: MNYLSIADGLKNICKNLSLGVITSEVIVQKHTEELWRLINEEIENVQQTLSLDTLSESFEIQHLRQAYKSLGKSPSRYRGSAEALIRRILQGKGLYKVNNIVDINNYLSIWTQKSVGSYDIDKITFPAEFRIGNNGECYKGIGKEIINISELPVFSDTTGPYGSPTSDSERAMIRLSTKNIMTVIISFSGTNNLDNELQKAAELLSVHANASNITTSIVV; the protein is encoded by the coding sequence ATGAATTACTTATCTATAGCGGATGGTCTAAAGAATATTTGCAAAAACTTATCATTAGGTGTGATTACATCAGAAGTCATTGTTCAAAAACACACAGAAGAATTATGGCGTTTAATTAACGAAGAGATTGAAAATGTACAACAAACTCTCTCTTTAGATACATTATCTGAATCTTTTGAAATACAGCATTTAAGACAAGCTTATAAATCTCTAGGAAAATCTCCATCTAGATATAGAGGTTCAGCTGAGGCATTGATAAGAAGAATTCTACAGGGAAAAGGTTTGTACAAGGTTAACAATATCGTTGACATAAATAATTATCTATCTATTTGGACACAGAAGTCTGTTGGTTCTTATGACATTGATAAAATCACTTTCCCGGCAGAATTCCGAATTGGGAATAATGGTGAATGCTATAAAGGAATTGGAAAGGAGATTATTAATATTTCCGAGCTTCCAGTATTTTCCGATACGACAGGCCCATATGGCAGCCCAACGAGTGATTCAGAACGTGCGATGATTCGCTTGTCTACAAAAAATATCATGACTGTAATTATTTCATTCTCAGGCACAAATAATCTAGACAACGAGCTTCAAAAAGCAGCTGAATTACTTTCAGTTCATGCAAATGCAAGTAATATTACAACTTCGATCGTGGTGTAG
- a CDS encoding radical SAM protein — protein sequence MSFGRIEKQNSPKILYQQMKDCADYVHSHYPGFGASAFVEDSILLGGSRTSINKLISLISNEPLQLQWGCQFTLDIGINNLELLYRLSTIGLKYIFFGLETTSDDVSKKMHKNIRSTSWATRSEYFIRELCSMGINVGIAVLFGLGESQTERIQLLDFVSYLRSTFSNLMAVSYNWAVRHPMRDPGNPYQYNKWGIDSPEFIELFKDFGEASVKYPLEGVAPPTLKELRELTNHVR from the coding sequence ATGTCATTTGGTAGAATTGAGAAACAAAATTCTCCAAAAATCCTTTACCAACAAATGAAAGATTGCGCTGACTATGTCCATAGTCACTATCCTGGCTTTGGTGCAAGTGCGTTTGTTGAAGATTCAATATTACTCGGTGGGTCTCGAACATCAATCAATAAGCTTATTTCCTTAATATCTAATGAACCACTTCAATTACAGTGGGGCTGTCAGTTTACACTAGATATTGGAATTAATAATCTGGAGTTGCTTTATCGTCTGTCTACTATTGGGTTAAAGTACATTTTTTTTGGGCTAGAAACTACATCGGACGACGTATCAAAGAAAATGCATAAAAATATTAGATCTACAAGTTGGGCGACTAGGTCGGAGTACTTTATTCGGGAATTGTGTTCGATGGGTATAAACGTGGGTATCGCAGTTCTCTTCGGTCTTGGAGAATCACAAACAGAGCGAATTCAACTTCTTGATTTCGTTTCTTACTTGAGATCAACATTCAGTAATTTAATGGCTGTTAGCTACAATTGGGCAGTCAGACATCCGATGAGAGATCCTGGAAATCCATATCAATATAATAAATGGGGAATTGATTCTCCAGAGTTTATTGAACTATTTAAAGACTTTGGTGAAGCGTCTGTTAAGTACCCACTAGAAGGCGTAGCCCCCCCTACCCTAAAAGAGTTGCGTGAACTTACCAACCATGTACGATAG
- a CDS encoding IS3 family transposase (programmed frameshift): MTKRRSKRHTPEQIIRKLRDAEAMQNAGKTIGEICQQMGISEQTFHRWRTQYGGMKAEEAKRLKELEQENSRLKKLLAEAELDKAMLKDIAGGKLLSPSRKRQAVQHLQETYEVSERKACQLVDQPRSSQRYQATPPDGEAALLKQILKLVRRHPRFGYRRIGRMMQATGWKVNLKRIYRLWRREGLKVPRKQRKKRSLGTGANACHRRRPERKNHVWCWDFIFDRTETGTTLKWLTILDEYTRECLALQVDRHITSEHVIDVLAELFKTHGVPEYIRSDNGSEFVSQAIRVWLKRIGVETLYIEPASPWENGYAESFHSRVRDEFMNCEIFENLKSARKQTAAWKEQYNTVRPHSSLGYRTPRDFSEQCSSSRRTTSAFQRNTAETPILS; the protein is encoded by the exons ATGACGAAACGACGCAGTAAACGACATACCCCGGAACAGATTATCCGCAAATTGCGAGACGCCGAGGCGATGCAGAATGCGGGAAAGACAATTGGCGAAATCTGCCAGCAGATGGGAATCAGTGAGCAGACCTTTCATCGCTGGCGAACTCAGTACGGCGGGATGAAGGCCGAAGAGGCCAAACGGCTCAAAGAACTGGAGCAGGAAAACAGCCGACTCAAGAAGCTGCTCGCTGAAGCCGAACTCGATAAAGCGATGCTCAAGGATATTGCGG GAGGGAAACTTCTAAGCCCTTCTCGCAAACGCCAGGCAGTCCAGCATCTGCAGGAAACATATGAGGTTTCAGAACGCAAAGCCTGTCAGTTGGTGGATCAGCCCCGTTCCAGTCAACGCTATCAGGCGACTCCACCTGATGGTGAAGCCGCTTTGCTGAAACAGATCCTGAAGCTGGTACGGCGACACCCCCGTTTCGGGTATCGCCGTATCGGCAGGATGATGCAGGCGACTGGCTGGAAGGTGAACCTGAAACGGATCTACCGCTTGTGGCGTCGAGAAGGGCTCAAAGTCCCCAGAAAACAAAGAAAAAAACGCTCGTTGGGTACGGGAGCGAATGCCTGTCATCGCCGTCGGCCTGAGAGGAAAAACCACGTGTGGTGCTGGGATTTTATTTTTGATCGCACAGAAACGGGGACCACACTCAAGTGGCTCACGATTTTAGACGAGTATACGAGGGAGTGTCTGGCCTTGCAGGTGGATCGTCACATCACCAGTGAGCATGTGATCGATGTTCTGGCTGAGCTGTTTAAAACGCACGGTGTGCCAGAATATATTCGAAGTGACAACGGCAGTGAATTCGTTTCCCAGGCGATACGTGTCTGGCTGAAACGGATCGGTGTGGAGACGCTGTATATCGAACCAGCCAGCCCCTGGGAGAATGGTTATGCAGAGAGTTTCCACAGTCGAGTGCGGGATGAGTTCATGAACTGTGAGATCTTCGAAAACCTGAAATCCGCCCGGAAGCAGACAGCAGCCTGGAAAGAACAATACAACACAGTGCGGCCACACAGTTCCTTGGGGTACCGCACGCCCAGAGATTTTTCAGAGCAGTGTTCCTCTTCCAGACGGACTACGTCCGCCTTCCAGAGAAACACTGCTGAGACCCCAATACTCTCATAG
- the tnpA gene encoding IS66 family insertion sequence element accessory protein TnpA, translating to MPASQPTPRADQRRNPNREAFWRQTLSDRLQSGLSIRAFCQREGLSEPAYHYWRRELKKRDAETTAAASFLPVEVQLPATPIEIVFSQGTSVRVGNGCDQTTLETVLAALEQRAC from the coding sequence ATGCCCGCATCCCAGCCAACCCCGCGTGCCGACCAGCGACGGAACCCGAACCGTGAAGCGTTCTGGCGACAAACCCTTTCTGACCGACTGCAGTCCGGACTCTCGATCCGTGCCTTCTGTCAGCGTGAGGGACTCAGCGAACCAGCTTACCACTACTGGCGACGGGAACTGAAAAAGCGGGATGCCGAGACAACCGCTGCAGCTTCCTTTCTGCCCGTTGAAGTCCAACTCCCTGCCACGCCGATTGAAATCGTGTTCTCACAGGGCACCTCGGTTCGCGTCGGAAACGGCTGTGATCAAACCACGCTCGAAACCGTGCTCGCCGCGCTGGAGCAGCGCGCATGCTGA
- the tnpB gene encoding IS66 family insertion sequence element accessory protein TnpB (TnpB, as the term is used for proteins encoded by IS66 family insertion elements, is considered an accessory protein, since TnpC, encoded by a neighboring gene, is a DDE family transposase.): MLNLPTRIYFCTVPTDMRKSFDGLLRMTEVYLQQNVLDGGLFVFLNKKQDRIKLLYWDHDGLAIWYKRLEAGTYQRLSSPEGTHGLQLSSIDLGLLLQGIDLTSVQRRKRYQISEKVSTS; this comes from the coding sequence ATGCTGAATCTGCCCACCCGCATTTATTTCTGCACGGTCCCCACCGATATGCGCAAAAGTTTTGACGGCCTCCTGCGAATGACCGAAGTCTACCTGCAGCAAAACGTACTCGACGGGGGACTATTTGTGTTTCTCAACAAAAAACAGGATCGGATCAAGCTGCTGTACTGGGACCACGATGGTCTGGCCATCTGGTATAAACGGCTGGAAGCGGGCACATATCAGCGTCTCTCCAGCCCGGAGGGCACACATGGCCTACAACTGTCCTCAATCGACCTGGGGCTCCTGCTGCAGGGCATCGACCTGACCAGCGTGCAGCGCAGAAAACGCTATCAGATTTCAGAAAAAGTATCGACTTCATAA
- the tnpC gene encoding IS66 family transposase gives MNQKRSSLPNDVQSCHDMIHQLGETVGEQQREVEQLKHFIDRLLRQRFGARSEKIAPNQMSLFDEPDTPEEAAEPEDDEPPPTTVSAHRRRGGGRNKLPDHLPRERVEHDLTESEKRCPCCDQTRQRIGEISHEQLEFIPASLKVIEHVRFKYACRECEEHVALAPVPARPIAKGFAGPGLLSTILVGKYSDHLPLYRHESILSRNGVQLSRSTMSRWVLETAELLQPLIDLMKSRVLQSSVVHTDDTTIPVQDQRLSRTRTGRFWVYCGDVAHPYSVYDFTPNRERAGPQAFLEHFCGYLQADAYAGYEELYRSGRIHQVLCWAHARRKFYDARTVQPEAAHRALLFIQQLYAIEREAGVLKSDLPQPADCEHWWKRRWQLRQKQALPILEKFCDWLTETARSLLPKSPVAAAIQYLLSRWSGFTRYCTEGILSIDNNLAERTLRPCALGRKNYLFVGSDRGGQAAAVHYSLMASCKANEVEPFAYLRDVLTRITDHAADRLEELLPDQWLKQHPEAHYTRRR, from the coding sequence ATGAACCAGAAACGATCCTCATTGCCGAACGACGTCCAATCCTGCCATGATATGATTCACCAGTTGGGTGAGACCGTGGGAGAGCAACAGCGGGAAGTCGAGCAACTCAAACATTTCATTGATCGGCTGCTGCGACAGCGGTTTGGCGCCCGTTCTGAAAAGATCGCCCCCAATCAAATGAGTCTGTTTGACGAACCCGATACTCCAGAGGAAGCGGCCGAGCCCGAGGACGATGAACCTCCTCCCACGACGGTTTCCGCACATCGCCGTCGTGGCGGTGGCCGTAACAAGCTGCCCGATCATCTGCCTCGGGAACGGGTAGAGCATGACCTGACCGAATCGGAAAAACGCTGTCCCTGCTGCGACCAGACACGGCAGCGGATCGGAGAAATCAGCCACGAACAGTTAGAATTCATTCCTGCCAGCCTGAAAGTGATCGAGCACGTACGTTTCAAATACGCGTGCCGGGAGTGTGAAGAGCATGTGGCGCTGGCTCCAGTTCCTGCCCGGCCGATTGCCAAAGGCTTCGCCGGCCCCGGCTTGCTCTCGACGATCCTGGTGGGGAAATACTCAGATCATCTCCCCCTGTATCGTCATGAATCCATTCTCAGCCGGAATGGCGTACAGCTTTCGCGGAGCACGATGAGCCGCTGGGTCCTGGAAACCGCAGAATTACTGCAACCGCTGATTGATCTGATGAAAAGCCGGGTTTTGCAATCCAGCGTCGTACATACGGATGATACGACGATTCCCGTCCAGGACCAACGGCTTTCCCGCACGCGGACCGGCCGGTTCTGGGTTTACTGTGGCGATGTCGCGCACCCGTATTCGGTCTATGATTTCACCCCGAACCGGGAACGCGCCGGTCCCCAGGCGTTTTTAGAACACTTTTGCGGTTATCTGCAGGCAGACGCGTATGCCGGCTACGAAGAACTGTACCGGTCAGGCAGAATTCACCAGGTCTTGTGCTGGGCGCATGCGCGACGCAAGTTTTACGATGCGCGGACGGTGCAGCCGGAAGCCGCTCACCGGGCATTATTGTTTATCCAGCAGTTATACGCGATCGAACGGGAAGCCGGCGTGTTGAAGTCGGATCTGCCACAGCCGGCGGACTGCGAACACTGGTGGAAACGCCGCTGGCAGTTGCGACAGAAACAGGCGCTACCGATACTGGAAAAGTTCTGCGACTGGTTGACGGAAACCGCGCGCAGTCTGTTACCGAAAAGTCCGGTGGCAGCGGCGATTCAATATCTGTTAAGCCGCTGGTCCGGGTTTACGCGGTATTGTACCGAGGGCATCCTGTCGATTGACAACAACCTGGCCGAACGCACCTTGCGTCCCTGTGCCCTCGGCCGGAAGAATTATCTGTTCGTCGGCAGCGACCGGGGCGGCCAGGCGGCCGCCGTGCATTACAGCCTGATGGCCAGTTGCAAAGCAAACGAAGTGGAACCGTTTGCCTATCTGCGCGATGTGTTGACGCGGATCACCGATCACGCCGCCGATCGCCTGGAAGAACTGCTGCCAGACCAATGGCTGAAGCAACACCCGGAAGCCCACTACACCCGCCGACGCTGA
- a CDS encoding tetratricopeptide repeat protein, whose amino-acid sequence MDFLEWLDIAENLITEEDLDSAIEILQSNLNFKQNHPPIAECEALRLLGYILNIREDYAAAQQRLKEGIQIAEINGLPAQSLAVCLEELAKTYWATEKYSDAEAILKAAILLFQDEIVDIETQFNCFYLLGEVLSQLGNDREAEKHLVKAVHLAREELFEPEIMSDCLRALGDVLQNLKQFDAAEQTLLEAVAFASQESVPADKLCDSLCLLATLFHNQGEYGKADRHLHHAAQVAKKQDVSPISRCYSFQLLGESLLSQGRDEEAISFLFDAFEIANTNSLPAQTRCICTWALGEGLHNLDRYEEAEKHFSTAVEIARNESVDTHTLCDCLYSHAELLYSKWNQSGQKENLIQAEELLTESIHIAQQDGKIEQSLCNALCNLGEVLRCQNRPQAAEQILQQALQVAEENNLAALHHCNCLRSLSQLQTDQHQYTEAISTLEKASHQLSNYIASHHGMAGVPNVLATYHNIFSNGFQLCEQTLKETGFSEKELLWKLLAFWDTEKCTSVRERLRLQISQPCSTKQIPNQSRWISGPRDWQQLFKQTTDKIPDYQLATLRTLCSQSVVENQPVNTLLELSDQSDDERKAQFCQPIAQSELNHLLATDQSIIIGFYLEDKDLVILPIRRDRQTKEPTIIHNGNCLFRLLNVRDQLEELLQLQQQMVPVLKKYRLVGKQPADIDNEIGSWQQSISSPLFSLFQWDKLFELITHPEEESGQLHLTLIPDGMLYQFPLHAAYDKKTGRRLFEQVASINYALSLRTLELQKQIDLQDASNQSSIQGTVFAYSNPDGAQDNQFLAYVHQEVASMVGEVGIDHLWIHGDRKPEPACRENMRERHSLGNLLWNIGHGGSGEKEDRFDVPGRGEQTVLRPSILLADGIVSDSRMVAEQYDFSTLQLNHYSCCTLGRTTSLKSTQELEGWIASLTLLGCRRISSAIWELCDAAAADFGRCWIKALKEHAFIESPQPHAFAVAFKQALTEFRTLEDGRWNHEFYWAPYVLYGVP is encoded by the coding sequence ATGGATTTTTTAGAATGGCTTGATATTGCAGAGAATCTGATCACGGAGGAAGACCTCGACTCAGCGATAGAGATTTTACAGTCGAATCTTAATTTCAAACAGAATCACCCTCCGATTGCAGAGTGTGAAGCATTACGGTTGCTGGGATACATTCTTAACATCCGGGAAGATTATGCTGCTGCCCAACAGAGGTTAAAAGAGGGAATTCAAATCGCTGAAATAAACGGTCTGCCTGCTCAATCATTGGCAGTCTGTCTGGAGGAATTAGCGAAAACTTATTGGGCAACAGAGAAGTACTCAGATGCAGAAGCGATTCTCAAAGCGGCGATTCTTCTTTTTCAGGACGAGATCGTTGATATCGAAACACAGTTTAATTGCTTCTACTTGTTAGGAGAAGTTTTGAGTCAACTCGGGAATGATAGGGAGGCGGAAAAGCATCTCGTAAAAGCTGTTCATCTTGCGAGAGAAGAACTGTTTGAACCGGAAATCATGTCTGATTGTCTCCGTGCTCTGGGCGATGTATTGCAAAATCTAAAACAGTTCGACGCGGCAGAACAAACCCTGTTAGAAGCTGTTGCATTTGCTTCTCAAGAATCTGTTCCTGCAGATAAACTATGTGATTCGCTCTGTCTGCTTGCCACTCTGTTTCACAATCAAGGGGAATACGGAAAAGCAGACCGGCATTTGCATCATGCAGCACAGGTTGCCAAAAAACAGGATGTATCCCCAATCTCAAGATGCTACTCCTTTCAGTTGCTTGGAGAATCACTGTTATCACAGGGCAGAGATGAAGAAGCAATTTCGTTTTTGTTTGATGCATTTGAAATTGCCAATACGAATTCACTGCCTGCCCAAACACGCTGCATATGCACATGGGCCTTGGGTGAAGGGCTGCATAATCTGGATCGGTATGAAGAAGCGGAAAAACATTTTTCCACTGCGGTTGAAATTGCCAGGAATGAGTCTGTTGATACGCATACGCTGTGCGATTGCCTCTACTCACATGCAGAGCTTTTATACAGCAAGTGGAATCAAAGTGGACAGAAGGAAAATCTCATTCAAGCGGAAGAACTTCTGACTGAGTCCATTCACATTGCTCAACAAGATGGGAAGATTGAACAATCGCTTTGTAACGCGCTTTGCAATCTAGGGGAAGTCCTGCGTTGTCAAAATCGTCCTCAGGCAGCAGAGCAAATACTTCAGCAAGCGTTACAAGTTGCAGAAGAAAACAATCTCGCAGCTTTACATCATTGCAATTGTTTGCGTTCGTTATCGCAACTTCAAACAGATCAGCATCAGTATACTGAAGCAATCAGTACCTTAGAGAAGGCAAGTCATCAATTATCGAATTACATCGCCTCTCATCACGGGATGGCGGGCGTTCCCAATGTTCTCGCAACGTATCACAACATTTTCTCGAACGGTTTTCAACTTTGCGAGCAAACCTTGAAGGAGACGGGGTTCTCCGAAAAAGAACTCCTCTGGAAGTTGCTGGCATTCTGGGATACGGAGAAATGTACCTCTGTCCGAGAACGGCTCCGCCTGCAAATATCTCAACCGTGTTCAACCAAACAAATTCCAAACCAATCAAGATGGATCAGCGGCCCCAGGGATTGGCAACAACTTTTCAAACAAACGACAGACAAAATACCTGACTATCAACTCGCCACACTTCGGACTCTGTGTAGCCAATCGGTTGTAGAGAATCAACCAGTCAATACCCTGCTGGAACTATCTGACCAAAGTGATGATGAACGGAAAGCCCAATTCTGCCAACCGATTGCACAAAGCGAGTTGAATCATCTGCTGGCAACTGACCAGTCCATCATCATTGGGTTTTACCTTGAGGACAAAGATCTGGTAATTCTACCCATTCGTCGTGATCGTCAAACAAAAGAGCCGACAATCATTCACAATGGAAATTGTCTGTTTCGGCTTCTCAACGTTCGAGATCAATTAGAGGAGCTTCTACAACTTCAGCAGCAGATGGTCCCAGTACTGAAGAAATATCGCCTGGTCGGCAAACAACCGGCAGATATTGATAATGAAATCGGAAGCTGGCAGCAATCAATTTCCTCGCCACTTTTTTCACTCTTTCAATGGGACAAACTCTTTGAACTCATCACACACCCGGAAGAAGAGTCCGGGCAATTGCATTTGACGCTCATCCCCGATGGTATGCTCTATCAATTCCCACTCCACGCAGCCTATGACAAAAAAACTGGTCGTCGATTATTCGAGCAAGTTGCCAGCATCAACTATGCACTCTCCTTACGGACACTCGAATTACAAAAGCAGATTGATCTCCAGGATGCTTCAAACCAGTCATCTATCCAAGGGACCGTTTTTGCGTACTCCAACCCTGATGGAGCGCAAGATAATCAATTCCTGGCGTATGTTCATCAGGAAGTTGCCAGCATGGTCGGTGAGGTAGGTATCGATCATCTCTGGATTCATGGAGACCGGAAACCAGAACCTGCCTGCCGAGAAAATATGCGAGAACGTCATTCTCTTGGTAACCTCTTATGGAACATCGGGCATGGCGGCAGCGGTGAAAAAGAAGATCGATTCGACGTTCCAGGCAGGGGAGAGCAAACCGTTCTACGTCCGTCTATTTTGCTCGCTGATGGAATTGTTTCTGATTCCCGAATGGTCGCGGAGCAATATGATTTTTCCACATTGCAACTCAACCACTATTCCTGCTGTACGTTGGGGAGGACGACATCTCTGAAATCAACTCAAGAACTGGAAGGCTGGATTGCCTCGCTTACACTGCTTGGTTGCCGACGGATTTCAAGTGCCATCTGGGAACTCTGCGATGCCGCCGCAGCCGACTTCGGACGCTGCTGGATCAAAGCACTGAAAGAACACGCTTTCATCGAATCACCACAACCCCACGCCTTTGCAGTCGCATTCAAACAAGCTCTGACAGAATTCCGCACACTCGAAGATGGTCGCTGGAACCACGAATTCTATTGGGCACCTTATGTTCTTTATGGCGTGCCGTGA
- a CDS encoding RNA polymerase sigma factor: MCDHRSDQDEFDAESFRGRVQGFIMQSVKDWAIAEDLTQETFFAFWKSSDADTIAGDRQAFLFSIAYNQVKAYWRKKKTIPVSNKILDSYQSPNVEYSREEQLANIQHLLNLLREHFTHEDVALMSMKYLDKLTFEQIAVELNCVASTASDRHQRILNQLRVLAKENPPPDFETGSSL, translated from the coding sequence ATGTGTGATCACCGATCAGATCAAGATGAATTCGATGCGGAATCGTTTCGAGGCCGCGTGCAAGGATTCATTATGCAATCGGTCAAAGATTGGGCTATAGCAGAGGATTTGACACAGGAAACATTTTTTGCATTTTGGAAAAGTAGCGATGCAGATACGATCGCGGGCGATCGTCAGGCGTTCCTTTTTTCGATAGCCTATAATCAGGTGAAAGCCTACTGGCGAAAGAAAAAAACGATTCCAGTCTCGAATAAAATCCTTGATTCCTATCAAAGTCCCAATGTCGAATATTCGAGAGAAGAACAGTTGGCAAACATCCAACATCTTTTGAACCTGCTAAGAGAGCACTTTACACACGAAGATGTTGCATTAATGTCAATGAAATATCTTGACAAGCTGACCTTTGAGCAAATTGCCGTTGAACTTAACTGTGTGGCTAGTACCGCATCAGATCGTCATCAAAGAATCTTGAATCAGCTTCGAGTGCTCGCCAAAGAAAATCCTCCCCCAGATTTTGAAACCGGGAGTTCATTATGA
- a CDS encoding HesA/MoeB/ThiF family protein yields MQFARIENVIDIPTIQNKVVTIVGAGGSAPLIENLTRCGVQHWKLIDPDMIENVNISRQGHSPADIGIAKVNAVANKIRAINPGATVECFPIDFTTLNDDEIREAFGDTSLFIFATDSFAAQSRGNEVALLLNTSAIWIGLYTGGLGGEVVFWHPELECCFRCLCSGRYKAQEKAKSEGRSLDPPSDGATIFDVQLLDSIAGHLCLGLLTRGSDNRFGKLIDQLGDRQFIQVSISPDFQINGKDVIRKHLGIEENCSSYFAWNAIALSDPDQGNECCPDCETYRGIKFWPPLHGAPSSVRIRTDQSHVNQTVEST; encoded by the coding sequence ATGCAATTTGCTCGTATTGAAAACGTAATTGATATCCCGACGATTCAAAACAAAGTGGTCACCATTGTCGGTGCAGGTGGGTCTGCTCCCCTGATTGAAAACCTGACTCGGTGTGGGGTTCAACATTGGAAGCTGATTGATCCGGATATGATTGAGAATGTGAATATATCCCGGCAGGGGCATTCTCCAGCTGATATCGGGATAGCGAAAGTGAATGCGGTTGCCAATAAGATTCGAGCCATCAATCCCGGTGCCACGGTCGAGTGCTTCCCGATCGATTTTACGACCTTGAACGATGATGAAATCCGTGAAGCATTTGGCGATACCAGTCTGTTTATCTTCGCCACCGACAGCTTTGCAGCACAATCTCGTGGCAATGAGGTTGCCTTGCTGCTCAACACCTCAGCGATCTGGATTGGCCTTTATACTGGTGGCTTAGGTGGGGAAGTTGTCTTTTGGCATCCTGAACTGGAGTGCTGTTTTCGCTGCCTCTGTAGTGGACGTTACAAAGCTCAAGAGAAAGCGAAAAGTGAAGGTCGTTCGCTCGATCCACCGAGTGACGGAGCCACGATCTTTGATGTCCAACTGCTTGATTCGATTGCCGGTCATCTCTGTTTAGGGTTACTGACGCGAGGGAGTGACAATCGCTTTGGTAAATTGATCGACCAATTGGGAGATCGACAATTCATTCAGGTCAGCATCAGTCCTGATTTTCAAATTAACGGCAAGGATGTCATTCGGAAGCACCTGGGAATTGAGGAGAACTGCTCATCTTATTTCGCCTGGAATGCGATTGCTTTGAGCGATCCTGATCAGGGAAACGAATGTTGTCCCGATTGCGAAACGTATCGCGGAATCAAGTTTTGGCCCCCTTTGCATGGCGCGCCTTCATCCGTTCGTATCAGAACGGATCAAAGCCATGTGAACCAGACTGTTGAATCAACTTAA